The following proteins are co-located in the Leucoraja erinacea ecotype New England chromosome 4, Leri_hhj_1, whole genome shotgun sequence genome:
- the eny2 gene encoding transcription and mRNA export factor ENY2 isoform X1 codes for MCRSAGVGGSSVDEHRLLGSEVLGAEELSEMNKDAQLRATINQKLIETGERERLKELLRAKLTECGWKDQLKAHCKDVIREKGLEHVTVDDLVAEITPKGRALVPDSVKKELLQRIRTFLSQHASL; via the exons ATGTGCAGGAGCGCGGGTGTTGGGGGAAGCAGCGTGGATGAGCACCGTCTCCTTGGATCCGAGGTGTTGGGGGCCGAGGAG CTATCCGAAATGAATAAAGATGCACAACTCCGAGCAACAATAAACCAGAAACTGATAGAAACAGGCGAACGAGAACG ACTGAAGGAGTTGCTCAGAGCAAAACTCACTGAATGTGGATGGAAAGATCAGTTAAAAGCGCACTGCAAAG ATGTGATCAGAGAAAAAGGATTGGAACATGTTACAGTAGATGATTTGGTGGCAGAAATAACTCCAAAAGGAAGAg CCCTGGTGCCAGACAGCGTGAAGAAGGAGCTTTTGCAGAGAATAAGGACCTTTCTTTCTCAGCATGCCAGTCTCTAA
- the eny2 gene encoding transcription and mRNA export factor ENY2 isoform X2, whose protein sequence is MNKDAQLRATINQKLIETGERERLKELLRAKLTECGWKDQLKAHCKDVIREKGLEHVTVDDLVAEITPKGRALVPDSVKKELLQRIRTFLSQHASL, encoded by the exons ATGAATAAAGATGCACAACTCCGAGCAACAATAAACCAGAAACTGATAGAAACAGGCGAACGAGAACG ACTGAAGGAGTTGCTCAGAGCAAAACTCACTGAATGTGGATGGAAAGATCAGTTAAAAGCGCACTGCAAAG ATGTGATCAGAGAAAAAGGATTGGAACATGTTACAGTAGATGATTTGGTGGCAGAAATAACTCCAAAAGGAAGAg CCCTGGTGCCAGACAGCGTGAAGAAGGAGCTTTTGCAGAGAATAAGGACCTTTCTTTCTCAGCATGCCAGTCTCTAA